One stretch of Sander vitreus isolate 19-12246 chromosome 16, sanVit1, whole genome shotgun sequence DNA includes these proteins:
- the slc31a2 gene encoding protein SLC31A2 isoform X1, with translation MMSMTFGVSSSVTLLFDFWDVHGPAGMVLSVIVVFLLTVFYEVLKVWRVWLGSRSKLAQSQSPYAAPPSVRSDSISALESSPSESSLTPMQAPPPTPNTRHSWLLHSIQTVLHMLQVSLGYMLMLCVMSYNTWIFLGVIVGSVVGYFISFPLLGKI, from the exons ATGATGTCC ATGACTTTTGGGGTGTCGAGCAGTGTGACGCTGCTGTTTGACTTCTGGGATGTGCACGGGCCTGCAG GGATGGTGCTGTCGGTGATTGTGGTCTTTCTGCTGACCGTCTTCTACGAGGTGCTCAAAGTGTGGAGGGTGTGGCTGGGGAGCCGCTCTAAGCTGGCCCAGTCTCAGTCTCCGTACGCCGCACCCCCATCCGTCCGCAGCGACAGCATCTCCGCCCTGGAGAGTAGCCCCTCCGAGTCCTCGCTGACCCCCATGCAGGCACCCCCTCCCACTCCGAACACCAGACACAG CTGGTTGCTGCACAGTATCCAGACAGTCCTCCACATGCTGCAGGTGTCTCTGGGCTACATGCTGATGCTGTGCGTCATGTCCTACAACACCTGGATCTTCCTCGGGGTCATCGTGGGCTCTGTCGTCGGTTATTTTATCTCATTTCCTCTCCTGGGTAAGATCTGA
- the slc31a2 gene encoding protein SLC31A2 isoform X2, which translates to MTFGVSSSVTLLFDFWDVHGPAGMVLSVIVVFLLTVFYEVLKVWRVWLGSRSKLAQSQSPYAAPPSVRSDSISALESSPSESSLTPMQAPPPTPNTRHSWLLHSIQTVLHMLQVSLGYMLMLCVMSYNTWIFLGVIVGSVVGYFISFPLLGKI; encoded by the exons ATGACTTTTGGGGTGTCGAGCAGTGTGACGCTGCTGTTTGACTTCTGGGATGTGCACGGGCCTGCAG GGATGGTGCTGTCGGTGATTGTGGTCTTTCTGCTGACCGTCTTCTACGAGGTGCTCAAAGTGTGGAGGGTGTGGCTGGGGAGCCGCTCTAAGCTGGCCCAGTCTCAGTCTCCGTACGCCGCACCCCCATCCGTCCGCAGCGACAGCATCTCCGCCCTGGAGAGTAGCCCCTCCGAGTCCTCGCTGACCCCCATGCAGGCACCCCCTCCCACTCCGAACACCAGACACAG CTGGTTGCTGCACAGTATCCAGACAGTCCTCCACATGCTGCAGGTGTCTCTGGGCTACATGCTGATGCTGTGCGTCATGTCCTACAACACCTGGATCTTCCTCGGGGTCATCGTGGGCTCTGTCGTCGGTTATTTTATCTCATTTCCTCTCCTGGGTAAGATCTGA